One stretch of Vulpes lagopus strain Blue_001 chromosome 12, ASM1834538v1, whole genome shotgun sequence DNA includes these proteins:
- the LOC121473304 gene encoding keratin, type I cuticular Ha1 yields MPYNCCLPNLSCRSTCSSRPCVPPSCHTCTLPGACNIPANVGNCGWFCEGSFNGSEKETMQFLNDRLASYLEKVRQLERENAELESRIRERCQQQEPFVCPSYQSYFRTIEELQQKILCTKSENAKLVVQVDNAKLAADDFRTKYETELGLRQLVESDINGLRRILDELTLCKSDLEAQVESLKEELLCLKRNHEEEVNTLRCQIGDRLNVEVDAAPAVDLNRVLNETRSQYEALVETNRRDVEEWFTTQTEELNKQVVSSSEQLQSCQAEIIELRRTVNALEIELQAQHNLRDSLENTLTETEARYSSQLGQLQCMITNVESQLAEIRSDLERQNQEYQVLLDVRARLECEINTYRGLLESEDCKLPCNPCATTNACGSSGSCVSTSCAPCTPCAPRPRCGPCNSFVR; encoded by the exons ATGCCTTACAACTGCTGCCTGCCCAACCTGAGCTGCCGCTCCACCTGCTCCTCCCGGCCCTGCGTGCCCCCCAGCTGCCACACCTGcaccctgcctggggcctgcaaTATCCCCGCCAATGTGGGCAACTGTGGCTGGTTCTGTGAGGGCTCCTTCAATGGCAGCGAGAAGGAGACCATGCAGTTCCTGAACGACCGCCTGGCCAGCTACTTGGAGAAGGTGCGTCAGCTGGAGCGGGAGAACGCAGAGCTGGAGAGCCGCATCCGGGAGCGGTGCCAGCAGCAGGAGCCCTTCGTGTGCCCCAGCTACCAGTCCTACTTCCGGACCATTGAGGAGCTCCAGCAGAAG ATCCTGTGCACCAAGTCTGAGAATGCAAAGCTGGTGGTTCAGGTTGACAATGCCAAGCTGGCCGCTGATGATTTCAGAACCAA GTATGAGACAGAGCTGGGCTTGCGGCAGCTTGTGGAGTCAGACATCAATGGTCTACGCCGGATCCTGGATGAACTGACCCTGTGCAAGTCTGACCTGGAAGCCCAGGTGGAGTCCCTGAAGGAGGAGCTTCTCTGCCTCAAGAGGAACCATGAGGAG GAAGTCAACACCCTGCGCTGCCAGATTGGAGACCGCCTCAATGTGGAAGTGGACGCAGCCCCCGCTGTGGACCTGAACCGTGTGCTCAACGAGACCAGGAGTCAGTATGAGGCCCTGGTGGAGACCAACCGCAGGGACGTGGAGGAATGGTTCACCACCCAG ACTGAGGAGCTAAACAAGCAGGTGGTGTCCAGCTCGGAGCAGCTGCAGTCCTGCCAGGCGGAGATCATCGAGCTGAGACGCACGGTCAATGCCCTGGAGATCGAGCTCCAGGCCCAACACAACCTG AGGGACTCCCTGGAGAACACGCTGACAGAGACTGAGGCGCGCTACAGCTCCCAGCTGGGCCAGTTGCAGTGCATGATCACCAATGTGGAGTCCCAGCTGGCTGAGATCAGGAGTGATCTGGAGCGGCAGAACCAGGAGTACCAGGTGCTGCTGGATGTGCGGGCCCGGCTGGAGTGTGAGATCAACACATACCGGGGTCTGCTGGAGAGCGAGGACTGCAA GCTGCCCTGCAACCCTTGCGCCACAACGAATGCATGTGGATCTTCCGGGTCCTGTGTCTCTACTTCCTGTGCCCCCTGCACGCCTTGTGCCCCCCGCCCACGCTGTGGGCCTTGCAACTCCTTCGTCCGATAA